The genomic interval tttcaaaacggaAATTACGATATATTAGGAAATACTAATATGACTACGTCGGAGGAAATACGCAAGGAGGTAAAAACCGCAAAAACTTCGCTTCCACGCATATCTCAGCTTCTGTCAGAGGGACGTCTGTCACAGAGGCGATTCTGGGGTGATAGCCCTAGAATGGGGACAACGAAtcactgaaattattttttaacgttACTTTTTATGATTAATCACTTTTGATCATTTAACAGCTGTATCCCTGAAAAGACTTTGGTAATAggtgaattacaaaaattaaaacttgTCATAACAAATCGAATTAACTGTtgcttgaagaaaaaaatttcatcctacGTTGAAGGCAGTAAACCCGAACATTTCTATAACAACAATACCAAATCGGctatattaattataagtCATAACCAGAACGATTTTAGTTATCTTTAGCAGTCTGATGCTCATCAAGGGTATTGCTACATCAGTCAGTCCATCGCTGTACTAATGTTTTACCAGGGAAATGAATTCTTCAGTTACttggattatttatttatttatatctctGCAGGATTCACTCTTGGATCATATGGAAATTGTGATAGTAGAAGCTGAAAAACGAGCTAATAGTGCATTGAATCTCAGAGAGTTTTACACAGTTTATCTTGTTGAAACAAAGTCAGTATGCTATACACCACGATCAATCTGATATTATATGATGTACGTCAGATTTTTAAATAGTTgagcattttattttcagagtaaTTGACCCAGATTTTAGGGGTGCTCTGACACGGCTAAGTTCTTTGTGGAGAAGATACACTGAATTTGAACTGTTGAGAGCTTATTTGGAAGTATCTTATCCTTACATAGTCCTACCACCGTTACCAGAAAAAAAGGTCCTCTATGGCTGGCAGAAGGTGGCCACTGATACATTCGATCCAGACTTTGTTGATCGGCGTAGAGCTGGGCTTGAGGTTTGTGATCCAAGCCTTACAATTGCTCGAATTATAGTATCTTGATTCAAACTATGATCCCTATAGGATACAATTTCTCACAGTGGACGCCGATTTGACTGATGGATGCTGTGTTGACCTGCACCTTCTAATTGATAATTTGTTTATAGAATTTTTTGCTTCGAGTGGCATCACACCCAGTATTATCACATGACGAACACTTCATGGGTTTCCTCCAGCAAGAAGATGAATGGCGAGAGAGCATTAAAGAAACTGGTAAGTCTAGAGTAAAAGAGTTCAACTGGCATGGATTTATTCGCTATTAATGATGAATTATTCTCACATCTCTAGGCTATTTACAAATAGCAGAATCTAAGCTCAAAGCTCTTAGCGTGGCTGTGAGACTAAAAAAACCTGATAGACGTTTTGAAACAATCAAAAATTACGGAATCGAGTTACAGGTATGACgtcaaaattcaaagattataTCATTCcttcttcagaaaatcaataattgtCTTCGTTGTTTCAGAATAATTTGTGCAATCTTCTTAGAGTTAGAGCACGTTTAGTTGAAAAGCAATATGGACTGTACAAATTACATGCTAATTACGGACGTGTGTTTAGCGAATGGAGTGCCATAGAGAAAGAAATGGGAGATGGCTTGCAGGTACATATTTAATCCACCTTCACTTCTACTATCCGGGTTTCAATCCATTTTACATTCACGTCGAAAACACATTTCGTTTTCCTGTAGAAATCAGGTCATTACCTGGATTCTATAGCCGCGAGTATCGACACTGCATTAGAAGAGGAGGAACTGATAGCAGATCAATTAAAGGAGTGGCTGTTTGGAGCATCCGCACTTCAAGGAGTAGTTAGACGAAGAGAGGCTCTGCAGCTGGTTAGAGATGAGGCTCACGATGCTCTTGTTGCTACTCGCGAACATAAAGATAAAGTGCAGCAGGGTAAAAGCCATTaatcgtccatttttttttcgaattagaTACTGACAAACAACGTTGACTGACTCACATATTGTATCCTGTTGGTTTTAGGTAAGACTGGTCTCATGTCTCGTCTCTTTGGATCTGTCGATACTGAAGAAGTACGTGAATTGAAAGTACACCAGCTGGAGCAGAGGATTAATCAAAGTGAAATAGCTGTGAAACAGGCGGATGAAGATTTAGAGTTAGTATCATTTATCTTGTTCAAATGATTTCAGTTTACCAGACTGTTGATTACTATAATTTTGTATACAGATCTTTTTCCATCAAAGCAATGGTAGATATTGAAAGATTTCAACATCAAAAAGTCATTGACTTGAAGGAAACTCTGGCTGCATACTGTGTGCTACAATTCAAACTTGCTAGAAAGGtaataaaattccaaattccATTATGATTTCGATAAAGACAATGTtgtattttttgaatcattATTTCCAGGGCCTCCAGACTTGGCAACATATCAAAGATTGTCTAGAAAGTATGCCGTAAGTTACCTATTTAACGAATTTAACTTCTGAGTACAATCTGTTTTTCTTAATACCATCACAGAATCTCAATCGTTCCATGTCACCAATGTACATCTACATTCCTGCATTCATAAGCTTGATTACAATTGATGTAAGAATaagactaattgtaagattagtCGATACTCTCATTCAGTAAATATTAGATAGGTATTATAGTATTCACGTTGTATATGGATATCTGAAAAAAGCACTGTTtagtatttatatgtatttcattaatatatatattctgttGTTCCACAAAGtttaaataaaagaaaacttaTCCTACCGAACTTGTAGTATCTATATCAACAATCCCCAGTGTAgtatcaaaatttcaaaatgtgTTCAAAAAGTGATAGTGATTTCGGCTAGACGTTACCTGCAGTATTCTCATTCTAACTTTTAAAATTAGAAAGTCAAAGGCTTCGCTTGGGAAACTCTCGCCACAGTAGCTGGATTGGTAATCTAGAAGTTTAATCCGGTTGAACGAGATGAGATTTCAGAGGTGTTCAAGCCGTTCGATTGgaatattgttgttgtttttttttctagatgagctttttttattttatcagctCAAAGGAAATCCATTCCATTATTGGAACATTTTCATATCACATAATACAAATTTCGCTCACGTTTCCTCTGTTTCACTAGACTCGTTTCTGATAGCAAAGATTTCAatgaaacaacaaaatataattatcctTTACGCGAGAAATTTGCCAGTGTAGAGCCTTGCCATAGTTCCACATtctaaatttacaaaaaaaaaactacaaaaaacaTGAGGAATCCGACGCTCAGGCGTCGTATGTTGAACATATCTATGGTtgaaatatatctatggttgaACCGTCTAATATAATCGTAttgcacgtatgtacgtatcatATTTGCGATCatttaaaagaaaacaaagcaTTTGCATACAGATTCACTAATGGTTCAAATATCAATATACCATATCCAATTTACtgcaaaaaaatctatttattGACAACTAaattgcgataaaaatgatattaaGCTGTAGTATTTTGCGCATTTAGAAACGTTTGAACGTTTGCATGGATTTCAGCCGCACTTAAATCTGACGCTTGTTTTAGTGCACATTGCGGTGAAATACTAGCTAGTCAGAAGACCGCATACGTGACCGCAAATCATGGGCGCATTGTATGTACTCGAAACTAACGGGGCCTAGTAACCAAGGGTTCCTCCTAGACACATGTAATCTACGACGATGACTTATGCTATGCAGCAAACTACTGTATTTATCTACTTCGATCGGCCGATTATTCTGCTCGGCTGCCTATTGTACCACCGGAATAGATTAATTAATTGCATCGCTGCCGGCTTTCCATAAAGGAATGTGTACGTACGCCC from Athalia rosae chromosome 6, iyAthRosa1.1, whole genome shotgun sequence carries:
- the LOC105692652 gene encoding sorting nexin-4-like; translated protein: MEDIFQNGNYDILGNTNMTTSEEIRKEDSLLDHMEIVIVEAEKRANSALNLREFYTVYLVETKVIDPDFRGALTRLSSLWRRYTEFELLRAYLEVSYPYIVLPPLPEKKVLYGWQKVATDTFDPDFVDRRRAGLENFLLRVASHPVLSHDEHFMGFLQQEDEWRESIKETGYLQIAESKLKALSVAVRLKKPDRRFETIKNYGIELQNNLCNLLRVRARLVEKQYGLYKLHANYGRVFSEWSAIEKEMGDGLQKSGHYLDSIAASIDTALEEEELIADQLKEWLFGASALQGVVRRREALQLVRDEAHDALVATREHKDKVQQGKTGLMSRLFGSVDTEEVRELKVHQLEQRINQSEIAVKQADEDLESFSIKAMVDIERFQHQKVIDLKETLAAYCVLQFKLARKGLQTWQHIKDCLESMP